The Cinclus cinclus chromosome Z, bCinCin1.1, whole genome shotgun sequence genome contains the following window.
AGCTTTGCCCTTCCCTCCTGTCTTAGTCCCActttctgtcactgcagggtACCACAAACACAGGTCTGGCAGCAGCCTCCTGCACCCTGGGGTTTCTGTCTCCTTCTTTTGCTGGATTTCATGTTGTTGTGTCCGTAAGGGGAAGAGcagcagttgtttttttccccttgattGAATCAAATGTTGCTTGCTTCAGAACAGACTTCTGTTCTGAAGTGGTAGTGCAGTTCTGGCTTCACATAAAGGATCATTCTTGTTATTTTTAAGAGTTGGAGATTCctctatcaaaaaaaaaaaaaatgtccataatttttttcactacTTGGCTTCCTTGTtcaaaggttttgttttcttaatagAAAACCTCTGAAGGATCACTTAATCATCAGATTTGATCTCAATGCTATTCTTCTTTGTAAATTTGTAATCAGAGAGAGTAGTCAAAGAACAAGCAGAGTGTCAAGGAACTTAACTTCAATTCAGGTAGAATTAGAACAATTACTACATTAATTAATCCCCTGAGCTGAAAGATCAGGCTTTTGCTGCAGGAGGCAAAACAATTGCTCAGGTGATTCTAGCCAACTTTAAAATCCTGTCAGCTGCATAGACATTTGCTCAGTAATTTTAGTCAGTAAACACCAGGAAATAAGTAATACTGCAGATGCATGAGTATGTTTTGTAATGAGTCTTTTTACTATTTTACACATAATAATCCATCTCAGAAAAGCttaattataaaaatgttgTCTTTCTTTAAATGTAGGACTATGCAATCAAATGACTGCTAACCAGCACCCTGCAAATGTACACTGTCCTGTTTTTAGCACAGATTTTAGCAACTTTAATGCTACAGCCATTCATCATCTGTGTGGATGTGTTTTAAAGATAGCAAAATCTTATTCAAAATTATATTATCCTATCATGATTTACTTAATTTACCAGGAAATTGGTTTTTATACTAAAGCAAAGGCAAAACTACTTTTGCAGGCTACCTAGTATTTGTCAATAGAAAGtgagttttgctttccttgacCCTTCTCCTTTTGAGGTTTTCTTGAACATCTCCCCAACAATGCAATGACTTGAGACACCATCAGTTTATAGAGCAACATCAAAACAACATGAGGGTTAACTCCCAAAATGTATGTCCTTCTGGAAACTTGCTCACCAAAACCTTTACTGTCAACCTGACCACACAGAAGTTTCTTACCCATTACAGCTCAACCTGAGGTTTATGGCACTGAAGAGTACCCGTGTTGCAAGCTGGTAGAAGAGGACCCTGTCACACTTACCtgttaaaatacaataaattatttaaataaaacagaaggctctgtttcctttcaggaaatcatggaaataatggaaataatggAGCAACTGGTCAGGAAGGAGCCAAAGGTGAGAAAGGAGACAAAGGAGATATGGGACCAAGAGGAGAGCGTGGACATCATGGACCCAAAGGCGAGAAGGGTTACCCTGGGATTCCCCCAGAGCTACAGGTAAAACATCTCTGGCTTGTATTGGCTGCAGCAAATCCCAGGTTATggttttcttcactgaaaaaacAGTACCTTATTACTGCAAGGTACCTAAGAGGCAAATTCCCTTGCAAACTAATACTGTAATAGGCGTATACAGCCCTTGTCCTTACTGAAAAATGTGCTCTGCCAgatctttctggaaaagaaaagctttagtCAGAATCCAGCTGAGAAATAGGCAGGAAGAAACATATGTGCTTCCCTTTGAGGGCAAAAAGCCAATATTTGGGTTATTAAAGGAGAATAGCAGGAACTATCATTTTCCTACCAAGCTGTATCACATAAATAATTGCACTTCCCACAGCATATGGAAAGAGTAAAGGAGTAATTTTTCTCAGGGCAGCCAGGCCTTGTGAGGTTCTCAGAAGCACACATATCCAGCTACTCAAAGTACGGGCTCAGAATTTTTGAATGCAGTAAGAGTCctctagtttaaaaaaatacccctCAGTAGTTTTCTTGTATTTCTATGTCTAGATACTTTAAACATGTTTGGGGCCATGTAGGTTTTGCCTACGAATGAGTAACTCAAAAGCCAGATGAGCATTTAAATATGGGTTCAAGCTTGAGCTGTTGAGCTCAACTCTTATACTGGCATAATCTCACAGCTTTTGCTGTGAATCCCAGGAATTAAATCCCAGGAATCTGACAGATATCAGAGAGcttgtgtatgtatgtatgtatgtatacacacacacacacacacacacacacacacacacacacacactcacacacaaacatatatatacacacacatatacatacacacatatatacatacacacagatACATATagatatattcatatatatgcatatatatataatatatgcatgtataaatacataaaatatatactCACAGTATAGCTGAATATCTTACAAACATacttttaattatatttaacatATGTCCTTCTACTATATTAAAATGAACTAccactatttcctttcttacaTAAAGACAATGGCAGTCATGTAATTTAAGATGAGTTATGAAAAAGGATGAACAACAAAAGCTCATATTGTAATACCTATTTCCAATACTTAAAATTCCGTCACTTCTTTTAACagatgtgttttaaaatgtttacagTATATAATATTATTTCTTATCATTATACTTAAGAATTTTACAGTCAGTGGTGTGTAAGTCAGTGGTGAAGTATAGTGGAGAAAACACTTTTGAAGACAATACTATTTTAAATACAGGattattttgaaaaactttGTGTATCCATGCTGACCTGCTGCTTCATAATGAGACtagggagaaaaatgtttttctgttgttctgaTCAGCCCACAAAAAGTATCTCAGGGTCAAAGAGACTGTGAAATGGAATCTAGACAAAAGCAATAAATTCCATCAATCTGccactgcagctgctttcctttAACACACGATGAACTTTGATGTGATCCTGGCTGAGAAGCAAAATATTAACAATTTGTCACAGAAAATGCATCCATGCAGGGATAAGGAAAATCAGCTCGAGCTTTCAGCTCACATCTGGAGCTCCTTAAATTTCTGAACAGATGGCTAATGATTTCCGTTGTTGGATCCAGACTTGCATTtgattgttttggttttgttctggtttAGATCTGAAATCAAAAGGAGTTtgggctgtttttttctttcttaaatacCGGCATAGCTGGAATCTCacaaaaaattctcatttttgtgATGGGTAGTAATAGCTTCAATTGAACACTTGTCATTTAAGAAGTTGAGTtagaaataaaaagccaaaTTTCTGTGTAATCTTCTGGCAATAAGGTACAGCGATTCTGATGCTACCCAATTTACTCACATAATGGTGTGGGGGGATGACAGACTTACAGAAAAGGTCACTCTCTTCTCAGACCAGGCGAGCTAGCAGGGTCATTCCCTGGTATCTTTCTGAGGGTAATTGAAATTGTCTGGTATGGGATGTTTTGCACTGCCTTCTATGAAACATTTCCATGGCAAGAAGTGAAACATGAAGCTGAAGcacagttttcattttcctattttcccCTCTTGGTCTCCACCACCCTCTGTTTTCAAGACTGAGGGCAACTGACAAGACAGAACAAACACTGAATATTGagtcccagctgctgcacttCCAGGGGACCTCTAATAAAAGTGCTTCATATATCTCTAAGCAAGAAATACTAATCTGCATGGATTTTACTGagctttgtttattttcacataTGCAGTTAAAAGCAATGTCCCGTTTAAATGAATTGGGGAATACATCAAAACTACATAAAACACTTTTGTCAGAAACACCATCCACTTCAATACTAGGTTGCCGTTGCATCATTCTAGCAAgacttaaaagtaaataaaatatgaaattaaggTCTTCAACTGCAAACACTTGACTATACACTTACTTTGCAGTCATGAATAGTCCAATTGAATATGAGAACCCTAGTCTTCTTCCAGTTTCATTCAATGGGAGTTTTGTTAACTGGAGTTTATTGGCCTTGGAGCAAGCCCTAGAAGAACGTTTctgtcaggaaaataaaaagactgcAAATACAGGATAAAATCTGTACCTGATTGCCCTATACATGTGCTTTTTGTGAATGACTACCTGAATAAGAACTGGATTTTTCCAGGTCGCATTCATGGCTTCGATGGCTACTCACTTCAGCAACCAGAACAGTGGGATCATCTTCAGCAGTGTTGAAACCAatgttgggaatttttttgatGTCATGACCGGGAGATTTGGTGCTCCAGTGAATGGTGagcatttgaaaaacaaaataatgcaaTTATTGAAGCTACAGGGAGAAGTGTAGTCAATTAAGGATGAGGCACTATTTAACTGCCTTTGCACTCTCTCTGCATAGCTCTTGCTGTCTACTTtccagaaaaatgaattgaaaacTGAGCAAGACAAGAGAGGTCTTGCCAGCCAGTGAGACTATTGCTGACAcaaaggcaggaggaagaggcttGGCCCGGGCTCGGGAGGGAGTAGGActgtctgctctgctgtggctctTAGCACTTCAGCCACTGTGATGACAGAACCATGGCCTTGATGTTGCAGcaagcagcagcatcttcaCAGTTGACTCTTCCACCTCCTGCCTCCTGTCAATCTCTTCATCCCCATCTTCCCCCATGCCACTTCAGCTGTGAGCTGACCTGCAACAGATGTGTGGCTGGAAATGAGGCATTGCAGTTCTTCATGGGTTATTTTTCAGCCACATCAACCCCTCCTCTTATGCAGCTGTGATGCAGGAAGAACAACCCCTGCCATatgcagaattaaaattaatcagATTTTGGAACACTATAAGCAGAAGCAAATTATCTGCTGACAACTGGAAGGCATCTTTGTCGACAGCTGTTATGTTTTCTAAGCAAGAAGCACAAATCTGCAGCATGATTATTTGTTTCTATAAAACAAACAAGTTGTATTTTATAACCTTTTCAGGGGTCTATTTCTTTACTTTCAATATGATGAAACATGAAGATGTGGAGGAAGTGTACGTGTACTTGATGCATAATGGTAATACAGTGTTCAGCTTATATAGGTAAGTAAAGGGCCAGGCCATCTTAATGCAAAAAAACATTTGTATGGATCTGATAGCTAGTTCACATTTCAAGGAATGTAAAATTGTTaattttttggaagaaattctctaGGGTAAAACAACCActaagaaaaactattttattttaccatCCTCAGCTTGCATATTTGAACCATACACACCACAGATGCTGAACCTAAAATGCAGTCTTGATCACCATTTCCTCAAACTCAGGGGAAAGGAGTTAGCAGTGCAAGTCAGGGCTGGAATTCAGTGGTATCATTCAAAACATATCTTCATCCTCATTTTACTTgtcagagaaaggaaataatgaagAGTTCAGTGACTAGTTACAGTCTTGCTAACATAAGGGCAGAGAAATTTACTTTTAAGTTGGAAAGTGTTTAAGCTGCAGTAGTAAGGAGTAAGATGACTAAGTAGTACGGATTGCATTTACTGGCTGTTTCATCATTAACACACCACTACAGGCTGCTTCACCCCCAATAGATCTTTTCTGAAAAAGTGTTTCATTTCTATTCCCCCTAAATCACTGATGTCAGAAAAGGCAAGAGATGGAAGAAAGGGGACCAACACTCAGACAAAGCCAGGTCAGCCCACAACAAATGTGGGCCATGTTCCAATGAAAGGCTCAGTATGGAGAGAGCTGCCTGTCTCTActcactgcctgtgctgggagcacaggggCTCAGCTCACATCAGCCTCCTGGCCTGGAGGCATTTAAAACTAGCTGGGATgaattcaagggaaaaaaagcatcaCAGGAAATCTGTAGTGTAGTGATTAATAAGCAgtgtttcattttaaacaaaaaatttgTTCCTgtgtcctggaaaaaaaataagttacaaTTCCAGAattgaagaaagaaattaaataatttagtGCATTTAGTGAGGTGCAAAATTTGACTAGGAGATCAAATGCAGAAAGCTGCCAAAATTTCCTTATAAAGCTGAAAAAGTGTTGGCAAGTCTTTCAAGAAAGTTTTGCTCAGGATAACAATGtatttattggatttttttaaaagttgtttgttttgtcattGTTAATAAACGAAAAGCTGAATTGTTACAATATTCATCCTTAGCTATGAATCCAAAGGGAAAGCAGATACTTCAGGAAATAGCGCAGTCCTAAAACTCGCCAAAGGAGATGAAGTTTGGCTGCGAATGGGAAATGGAGCCCTCCACGGGGACCATCAACGCTTCTCCACCTTTGCTGGGTTCCTTCTTtttgaaacaaagtaaaaaaaggaaacaaccTAATAGATGTTTATCTGAAGAAATAGCTTTTTTTGAACTGGTATATTTCACTGGACTGTGAAATAACATTGGACGATCAAGAAGCCTTGTTTTAATGCAATGTGCTGCTACTTGTGTATCAGAGATGAGCTGAATTACGTAGGGTAGCTGACACAGATTCACCGAGTATGTATTATCATCTGGGTTGCACCTATTTAATCATTAAATGTTGCTATTGCTCTCTTCCCCAAAAGTGAATGaataacaaaggaaaatgaatttaaagaatttaaagAGCAGTTTACATAAAGTCAATTTAATCTTTAAATATACTTTAGTTAAATATATGTCAGGAATTGAACAACTGATTCAAAAATTTTGGATCATTTATTCAGTTCTTCTTACATGTTAAGTTTGCATCATGGAAACAGGCCTGAATGTATTATAAGCAGGCTCAGGTGAGACCAGATCTAAAGGAAGAAGTTTGTACTGGATTGGAATGAGCtcaaatcaaaggaaaaaatgtgaaaatctaGATGACAAAGATTCAGGTTTATTGAATACCCATCTCAAACCTCTGAAGATGTATCTGGTGTcatttttcacagatttttagCACATATTTATGCTTAGTCTCTCTGTCTTAGAAGAAGAGTGTCAGTAGTTCTTGCCTTAGTAGCAGCTTGAAGCTAAGGCAATTTAGTTTGCAGTGTGAAGGGGATCAGGCAGGGGAACTGTAATGTTTCCCCCTAGccttagtatttttaaaacctgatgtaacccaatgcagggtGTCAAAGCAAAGGCATATACGCTAGAGAAATCAGGATATGCCAACAGCACAGAGATACACAAACTTCGTGGTGTTTGGAGCTCCTTCAGAAGGATGCACCTTATAATACCGCATATTTACTTAACAGTGAAGTTGCTGAAACAGTTTTCCTAGCAGTCTTCCAAGAATCAGTATTTCAGGAAAAGCCATTGCAAAGCAGCAGCTAAGCCAGTTCAGTATTTAAACTGGTGAAAGCAAATTCTATCTGGCTTAGCAATTCTGGTCCCAAAACACTGGGCTACTTTTCAGCATTCATGTCACTGGCTTTTCAAAATTTGGGCACCTGAAATTCTGTCTGGCTATTTTCATTTGAATAAGCACAAAAATCAATACTGAAGTTTGAATGTATCTTGTTCTGGCACACAAaagttaatgaaataaaaattcctttttatcGGCATTACATTTTAATCAGATATTACCTGCCATTAATATATAACAAGAAGGTGGGgttaggaaaatatttatttgaatttttttttatactagATACAGGTATCAGTAGCACAACAATAGAGCAAATGAATCAAAATCTGCCCTCTGAATTTTTATGTCCTTGTAAACGTTCTTAGCATATATAACCACATCTTATGAAGACGAATGCATGTTGATACTTGATGATTATgacttgtgatttttttagttttatgcATCAACCACTGAAAATATTAGCTTTAATGAACTGTTGTCTGATGAGTTTTTGTCATTTCTTTATGAACTTGGGTCAGGTCTGTGCCACATAGGTTTTCATAACCTGAGACCATGTTGTTTTGTTACACTTACTTTGTAAAACATGCATGTATCCAATAAAGATTAACGGTTACAAAGCTATACTGGTCTGTGCATTTATATTTACCAAGGACATTATCATTTGGAGACAATAAAGATATGtctgttatttttaatatgcttttCCTAAGCATTTGTTTTGCTACTGAATGGGAGAAAGCTAGCATTAaggattaaaatatatttattttacatatgtGTGcgtatatatacacacatatatacataaaattTAAATCTGTAAGGTTTCCTTTGGGGACTTACTCTTCCTTTGTGACACGTCCATTTTAAGCCATTTTGATCAGAATGAAGTGCTTAGAAACTGTACAAAATAGGCTAATTTTAAGATCTTTATTATATACTGTAATGGCCACCCTACTAAAGAAAGTCACATTTTGCTATACATATTTTGCTATACctattttgtgttgtttttatgAGTGTTGTGCAGCTTAGCCTGCTAACAGGGGAAAGTGACTAAGAATCACCAGAAAAGCTTATTTGATGAACAAAGAGCAGTTCCAAGGTTAAAGCTAAACTGTTTTTTATATCAAGGTTAAAACTTCCTAGGTTTTGACTGAAATCTCAGCAGCCTTTTCTCTGCAAATTATGGCATGAAATCTCTGATTGAGTGTCACATAACTTTACAAATAAATAGTTAACTTACATATTAATTTCCTTCAAAAGAAGGAAGATCCTTCAAAATACAGCAGCTGATGTGAATATGCAtgcgtgtctgtgtgtgtgtgtgtgtgttcttctttaaaattaacAGGCTTTATATTCAGTAAGTCATGTGGAATATATGAtcttttttctcagaaatgttcATGAAGATTAGTCATCTTTCCACTGCTGATAATTGACAGACTCTTGCTTAGCAGACACTCAAGACAAAATGTCTTCTGCCAGACTTTTACCCTCTGTTACAAAATACATGGTATCTTGTAATTTGTATTACAActgaaaagccttctggaaaCTGCAAAGTTGTAATTTGGAGTATATTCAATGACTTCTTGTCTTTGTTAAGATGAATCTGTATCTCTCCCCCTCCCTGAGCTCCCAGATTTTACTAAAATTTGGCAAGACCCAAAAGCCCCTGCCTGCCATGAGAGCTGTGGTTTGGTAGGTGATACTTGACCTCTGTGGTAGGTGCAGGCATCCTGGCAGCTGAAAATGTTTCTCAACACAGAGCCAAGttgagctctgctctgtgagaaACACAACCCCAAATCCTagtccttcccttcccccagaGTTCCAGGGACTGCTGTCCTAGCCTGTGACATCTTTGCAATACAGCTAGTCTCATCTCTAGCTCTCATGAGCACTAATTGCTGCAATTTGCAAAACAGGGCTGCGTGTGACCCAAAAGGGGCTAGGCGCACTCCCTTGGCAGGGTTAAAACACAacttctgtgaaagaaaaacataactagaacaaaaccaaactgggGGAAAATGTTACAGGTCTGGGTCCCTGTTTCACAAGTGGTGTTTAAAGAAAGGAGAAGTTTAATTAACTCTGTGAGAAAAGAAAGACGTTtatggttttgctttcagaagTTAGTCCGTGGCCTGACTGACTGAAGAATTAGTTTAGACTGATGATAGTTTGCAGTCTCAGCCTCATTGGAAACCCTGTAAGCCAAAAGGAAATCTTTAAATAAAGTAATACTTTCCTAAAGGGAGAATAAGGAACACATCTTACACTCAAATCTTTCATCTTCCCCTCTCTTTCACTGAGCTTCCTATGTTGCaacctgctgctttctgaagcAGGTTTTAATAAAAGtggctttgaatttttttttttgcctccttcTTAGTACAGactattaaaattattcttttgtgctcagaacaaaaaaaagtcacacAAGGACAAAACAAGCATGGAGTCATTGAGTGGTGTGGGAAAAGACAGAGTTCTTAATTTTGGTGAATCAATAGCAAACTTCCTCTATTTTGCCATTAGTTCTGCTTCAACAACCAAAGAAAATATAACCTAGCTGATCAGTTTGGATTTAAAAATCAGAGGCAACAAAAGGCTATCATACTCAGATACCAGTGAAGAAAGTCACAAACTCTAGAAACTATCCTCATAAATTAAAAGAACTTTATAGAAGGTGCACTTCTTAGTATGACCAGGTTTCCTCTTTCACCAAAGGGCAAGAGCTCCTTTAGCTCTTGGGCAAAACCACACAGTTTTAGAAGAAATTAGTGCATCTGCAGACCCCCATTAATTTCCAGTCTTCTACCACTGGACTGATGACAGATGTTGACATGAAGACATGAGGATGGCAGTGGGAGAGGCTCAATTTTGTGCATCTACATTTGGAATGGAGCAAGCTATCCTCCATGAACACATTCACAGAATAACAAAACCCACGTGAGGCAAAGTTTTATTGAACAAAGAGACTCCTTGTATTAACTGGTGAAAAATTGCACAAATGGAGGGCTATTCTCCTGCTTTTCTGGAAACAGTCCatcagacattaaaaaaaatccacaaaaaacagtgttttaaaagAATCACATTGCCATAACACCAAAAGCGGAAACACCCACGTTCAAATTATCTTTGACATCTCAGCTTCTGTTTCCTGTGAATGTATCTCATGGTGTATTCCTCCCATCATCTAGTCACATGCTATTTCTTGGCCTTGTCCAGCAACAAGGATAAGATGCTTGCTGAATAAGGACTTGCCCATATACTGGAATGTGATAGGAAGAAATGAAGATATAGAACATCTTCATTCAGTAACTCCATCCAAATGTACAGTTAACAAAGCGACTTTACAGTAGAAAATAGTGCTCACCAAAATGTAAGAAAGATCAGAAGAGTTAAATTAACTGGAGCTACCTTGATTTTAGAATAGTTTCtaatagggtttttttggtgggttttttttgtttgtttgttgggggtttttttgtttgtttattgcttttgggttgggtttttttgttgttgttgttgggttttttttaatactggcAGTCTTTTGACAGATAAACACTCCAGGCTCTTACAGCATAGTAAAGATGATGAAAGTCAAGGAAGTCTGCAAATACTATGATTTCAGGCCAGGAAACTGGAATTCAGAGATTGTGCCATTCTGCCACGTACAAGTCCTGGTCTGCAGCTGGAAGTGCTGGATAGAATTGGATTTTTctcctgttcatttttaaactaaaaattaGTAGAATGGTTGTTTTAGGGATATTTTTTCTTAGATACTGCATCACTTCAGATCATCCTTCTTTCCAAGACTACTTGCTCCTCCAAATGCTTGTTCTGTCAAATCATTAAAgactcaaaaaataaataacacatATTAGGCATGCTATAAGATGCACAGTAAATGGCTCATGGACAAGATGATGGAAacagttaataaaaataaaggtttttcaATCCATTACCCTAGCAATGCAGGAGAAATCGTCTCTAGTGAATGTGGCAGACAACACTGTCTGGCAGGAACGGCTCACTGGGGGCAAGTTTAGGGCAGAGTGGCTAAACAGTAGCTCAAGTGGTGTCCACCTCAAGCTCAGTATTCAGGCAAATAAAATGTGGAAATTATCCCATTTTAGAGTTTCCAGCCTCTACAATAGTGGTCAATAATAAACTCACAggaaagtatttattttctcccaATTACCAAAAATAAAGACTATCTATTTAAAGTTTCTTGCCATTCTCTTCATCTAGATCATGAAAGCACAGTAATACCATATGCTGtctcagaggaaagaaaaatattttgcttcaggTACAAGGGTCGAGGTCCAAAGGACAGAAACCACCATCACAGAcatcagtaatttattttcctacaCACCAGAGTATCAGGGGGCAAACTTCTGACAATGTGAAAGCTAAAGGCAAAGCCTATTCAGTACAGCTGGGACAGATCACTACCTCAGTGACTGAAACTTGTACACTGTAGTTTTTCAAGAATAAGTCTATTTCAGTGAACAGGGTAGCTTACACAATTACTTTCTGTGGATGAGACACAGCTTCTGCTTCTAAATGTACAATTCGTGATGCTGGACAGACACAAATTTTCAAGTAGCACAAATTCACAGCTGCTTTAGAAGGGTATAGTGATCTCAGGATAGATTTCTTGTTGCTGAGTGGTGGAATGTACCCTTAGGGGAGCAGCACTGTGCAAATCCACATTCTCAGAGTAgcatagaaacacagaaagacAAAGTGATGCTCCAAGCTGATGAATCTATTGAAATGGTGGAGATTAGGGTGCTGGATTTGACAAGAACATTGTACAAGGGACAGTGTGTCTGTCCCAACAGCACAAGGTAAGAGGTTAGAAATGTGGAGTATCACCCACACCATCTTTTTGGACATCAAGAAGTGTTATGAATGGAGCACAGCTTCTATTCACGTAAAGCGTAAATGCAAGTTTTGGGATAAAGCAACCAGGTTTGAAAGCTTTGAGAAGCTTGGGACACAGAATTACCATTACAAATTCCATGAGAATTTCTAAAGTTCTCCGTTTCAGTTTAGTGAAGGTATTGTTCAATTTACTACAGAAATTTCATCTGCTACTTACATTTTCAGACAATTATAGTTACCAAGATTTGAAATATTataacaaatataattttttcttttttatctaaCAAAACCAATACAAACTGTAGAGATAACAGTATCTCTTTAGCCATGCATTAAGATGTTCTAAATTTTAAACAATATACATGTGAAAGAGGAGAATCCAGACTTTGTATACAGCTGCAACTTCACATTGCTGTCTTAGTATTTTTCCAAAGGAGTAAAATGTATGGGTAATTGTAACCAACAAATCTGAGACCAAATGTAATAGTCTGGCATGCAGTCTATATTGCAAAAGTGCCTGCACCTCTGCAAGAAATTTGATATACCTGTGATATAACTCACagtaaatataatttcagtCTTTTAACACTGACTGTGAAATATGCATTTCACAGGATGACACAGATCGTAACTCACTGATGTAATACAATAAAGCACACAAAAGCACTCTGACACAGCGTGGATTCAATCCTAAAACAACTCCTTTCCTATACCCATTATCTCTGCAATGATGAATTCATATACCGTCCTATTTGCTGCTGCTTACTAATGAGAAATACTAAATAGCATCGCAGAGATGAACATCACACTGTTTTTACTGCAAGCCGATGGTAGGGAggatttccttgtttttaagtTGCATTTTCTGCCAGCCAACTTGCTGTTCCAGGAGAGCTTGTTGGACTCATACCATTAGCTTTCATCTTATGGTTAATGAGAATATCCATTTCTCT
Protein-coding sequences here:
- the C1QTNF3 gene encoding complement C1q tumor necrosis factor-related protein 3 isoform X1; amino-acid sequence: MAEKDFISWHLLALFFLPFCLCQDEYMEVSRRSYKPVAKILQSHHQTGHKGSRSREILKQRNQLIEWTVDNSTSTDHKVLRPEVDDVELTTSDRVQPPQPGPQNPDCSSCCRGDFGVRLYQGPPGPPGPPGMPGNHGNNGNNGATGQEGAKGEKGDKGDMGPRGERGHHGPKGEKGYPGIPPELQVAFMASMATHFSNQNSGIIFSSVETNVGNFFDVMTGRFGAPVNGVYFFTFNMMKHEDVEEVYVYLMHNGNTVFSLYSYESKGKADTSGNSAVLKLAKGDEVWLRMGNGALHGDHQRFSTFAGFLLFETK
- the C1QTNF3 gene encoding complement C1q tumor necrosis factor-related protein 3 isoform X2, producing MAEKDFISWHLLALFFLPFCLCQDEYMEPPQPGPQNPDCSSCCRGDFGVRLYQGPPGPPGPPGMPGNHGNNGNNGATGQEGAKGEKGDKGDMGPRGERGHHGPKGEKGYPGIPPELQVAFMASMATHFSNQNSGIIFSSVETNVGNFFDVMTGRFGAPVNGVYFFTFNMMKHEDVEEVYVYLMHNGNTVFSLYSYESKGKADTSGNSAVLKLAKGDEVWLRMGNGALHGDHQRFSTFAGFLLFETK